A genome region from Gadus chalcogrammus isolate NIFS_2021 chromosome 5, NIFS_Gcha_1.0, whole genome shotgun sequence includes the following:
- the arhgap5 gene encoding rho GTPase-activating protein 5, whose protein sequence is MAKNKDARPPTFAVSVVGLSGTEKDKGNCGVGKSCLCNRYVRSDADSYYPEHTSVLSTIDFGGRVVNNDHFLYWGEVVHHGDDGQDCKIQLIEQTEFIDDQTFLPHRSTNLQPYSKRAASAKLQSAEKLMYICTDQLGLEQDFDQRQMPDGKLAVDGFMLCVDVSKGCNRKFDDQMKFVGSLYAQIGKTKKPIVLAATKCDECVEQHLRDLQSFAASKKNLVVVETSARTSINVDLCFHALIQQMDKTRGKPKTVSYLDAYKVQRQHVAMVTDRFEKVVLQTVRDYHITWKQVMNQLKGQPDYEDYIIMEGTRKARNTFTRHSAQLKQEHIRRRREEYLTALPKTLNNLLNNLEEVEHLTWSEAQSLIRSRPDFQCWFVVLERPPWDESDHIDNSDRRVPFDLLKTQDGERIYQNHVQHLFSEKRRVEMKDRFKKTLERVHFIGAGQPWEEVMCFVMEDEAYKYITESDRRDVYSRHQLEIVERAKEDFQEMLFEHAELFYDLDLNATPSCDKMSEIHCVLNEEPRYRALQKLVPDRESLLLKHIGFVYHPTKQTCLSGQSCVDLKVEQVLANRLVQLDHGRSNHYYNAPNIDKINLCLLGKEGLAQELANEIRAQSTDHEYALDGQIYELELLPVDVNSTLLFSHNWVSTFKPHGCFCVFSSIESLNGVGDCIGRIRAEISQSRRERFAQPLPFILVLANQRDAVCKNTPILRHQGQQLANKLQCTFVDIPSGAFPRKFNEQQVKQALRAVLEGLKHNSDVLSPLPSIKDMSETDLRIVMCAMCWDPFSVDLILSPFLDSQCCSAGQPGQGNTLVLDKIIGDTRRRIQVTVLSYHSSIGVRKDELVHGYILVYSAKRKASMATLRAFLAEVQDVIPVQMVAITDSQADFFENDAIKELMTEGEHIATEIAAKFTALYSLSQYHRQTEVFTPFFNHVLERKPGIENAFMQDSSSRDYSTTTAAGEDVFPSSPHSHSPVYNPYYDSEEDTEAPPPYSPIGDDVQLLPTPSERARYRIDLEGNEYPVHSTPNNDHDRNHKVPPPVLPKPVLPKPAVRKLDPNLVRTIEAGMRSTRRSPRGTLARGDDADGSENYADPADTLLRAKGYGNDDIYAVPEDAHGLMVRARGSLGGLHGGEQENGLDRRSGARRPSKYKHRSKILFSKTKAYQRRFHSDSDGEESGRATQKKKKGRAHRGSEEDPLLSPTDGWKGGIDNPAITSDPEQDDKKVKKKKKAPKEPKKSKSSKPVKPLYPPTRRTWDSNYFGVPLNTLVTPERPIPLFIEKCVDYIERIGLTTEGLYRVSGNKTDQDNIQKQFDQDTGLDLVLMDVAVNAVAGALKAFFADLPDPLIPYTLHPELVEAAKILDYMERLQVLREIVNKFPPVNYLVFKYIIAHLNRVSQQSKTTLMTAENLSICFWPTLMRPDFENPETLSTTKLSQAVVEDFIRQSLYFFYGGEVADSSSSEGTPPPHHCHNMVEVLLPLQLPPPLQPQQIQHSLPQDPLLL, encoded by the exons ATGGCCAAAAACAAGGATGCTCGCCCCCCCACGTTCGCCGTCAGCGTGGTGGGCTTGTCAGGCACAGAGAAGGACAAGGGGAACTGTGGCGTGGGCAAGTCGTGCCTCTGCAACCGCTACGTGCGGTCGGACGCCGACAGCTACTACCCGGAGCACACGTCGGTCCTCAGCACTATAGACTTCGGGGGTCGCGTGGTCAACAATGACCACTTCCTGTACTGGGGGGAAGTGGTGCACCACGGCGACGACGGGCAGGACTGTAAGATCCAGCTCATCGAGCAGACGGAGTTCATCGACGACCAGACGTTCCTCCCGCACCGCAGCACCAACCTGCAGCCCTACAGCAAGAGGGCGGCGTCGGCCAAGTTGCAGTCGGCCGAGAAGCTCATGTACATCTGCACGGACCAGCTGGGCCTGGAGCAGGACTTTGACCAGAGGCAGATGCCCGACGGGAAGCTGGCCGTCGACGGCTTCATGCTCTGCGTCGACGTCAGCAAGGGCTGCAACAGGAAGTTCGACGACCAGATGAAGTTCGTGGGGAGCCTCTACGCGCAGATCGGCAAGACGAAAAAGCCCATCGTGCTCGCCGCCACCAAGTGCGACGAGTGCGTGGAGCAGCACCTGAGGGACCTGCAGTCCTTCGCCGCCAGCAAGAAgaacctggtggtggtggagacgtCGGCGCGCACCAGCATCAACGTGGACCTCTGCTTCCACGCCCTCATCCAGCAGATGGACAAGACGCGGGGGAAGCCCAAGACGGTGTCCTACCTGGACGCCTACAAGGTGCAGAGGCAGCACGTCGCCATGGTGACGGACCGCTTCGAGAAGGTGGTGTTGCAGACGGTCCGGGACTACCACATCACGTGGAAGCAGGTGATGAACCAGCTAAAGGGACAGCCGGACTACGAGGACTACATCATCATGGAGGGGACCCGCAAGGCCCGCAACACCTTCACCCGGCACAGCGCGCAGCTCAAACAGGAGCACATCAGGAGGCGCAGGGAGGAGTACCTCACCGCGCTGCCCAAGACCCTCAACAACCTCCTCAACAACCTGGAGGAGGTCGAGCATCTCACCTGGTCCGAGGCCCAGAGCCTGATCCGGAGCCGGCCGGACTTCCAGTGCTGGTTCGTGGTGCTGGAGCGACCGCCGTGGGATGAGTCGGACCACATCGACAACAGCGACCGCCGCGTGCCCTTCGACCTCCTGAAGACGCAGGACGGCGAGCGCATCTACCAGAACCACGTGCAGCACCTGTTCTCCGAGAAGAGGCGGGTGGAGATGAAGGACCGCTTCAAGAAGACCCTGGAGCGGGTGCACTTCATCGGGGCCGGGCAGCCCTGGGAGGAGGTCATGTGCTTCGTCATGGAGGACGAGGCCTACAAGTACATCACCGAGTCGGACCGGCGCGACGTCTACAGCCGGCACCAGCTGGAGATCGTGGAGCGCGCCAAAGAGGACTTCCAGGAGATGCTGTTCGAGCACGCGGAGCTGTTCTACGACCTGGACCTGAACGCCACTCCGAGCTGCGACAAGATGAGTGAGATCCACTGCGTGCTGAACGAGGAGCCCCGGTACCGGGCGCTGCAGAAGCTGGTCCCCGACCGCGAGTCGCTGCTCCTCAAGCACATCGGCTTCGTCTACCACCCCACCAAGCAGACGTGTCTGAGCGGCCAGAGCTGCGTGGACCTGAAGGTGGAGCAGGTCCTCGCCAACCGCCTGGTGCAGCTGGACCACGGCCGCTCCAACCACTACTACAACGCCCCCAACATCGACAAGATCAACCTCTGCCTACTGGGCAAGGAGGGGCTGGCCCAGGAGCTGGCCAACGAGATCCGAGCGCAGTCCACGGACCACGAGTACGCGCTGGACGGGCAGATCTACGAGCTGGAGCTGCTCCCGGTCGACGTCAACTCCACGCTGCTCTTCAGCCACAACTGGGTCTCCACCTTCAAGCCCCACGGCTGCTTCTGCGTCTTCAGCTCCATCGAGAGCCTGAACGGCGTGGGCGACTGCATCGGCCGGATCCGGGCGGAGATATCGCAGAGCCGCAGGGAGCGCTTCGCACAGCCGCTGCCCTTCATCCTGGTgctggccaatcagagggaCGCCGTGTGTAAGAACACGCCCATCCTGCGTCACCAGGGCCAACAGCTGGCCAATAAGCTGCAGTGTACGTTCGTGGACATCCCCTCGGGGGCGTTCCCCCGGAAGTTCAACGAGCAGCAGGTGAAGCAGGCCCTCCGGGCCGTGCTGGAGGGGCTGAAGCACAACTCCGACGTCCTGAGCCCCCTGCCCTCCATCAAGGACATGTCGGAGACGGACCTGCGGATCGTCATGTGCGCCATGTGCTGGGACCCCTTCAGCGTGGACCTCATCCTCTCCCCGTTCCTGGACTCCCAGTGCTGCAGCGCGGGCCAGCCCGGCCAGGGCAACACCCTCGTCCTGGACAAGATCATCGGGGACACCCGGCGGAGGATCCAGGTGACGGTGCTGTCCTACCACAGCTCTATCGGCGTGCGCAAGGACGAGCTGGTGCACGGCTACATCCTGGTGTACTCGGCCAAGCGCAAGGCCTCCATGGCCACGCTGCGCGCCTTCCTGGCCGAGGTGCAGGACGTCATCCCCGTGCAGATGGTGGCCATCACCGACAGCCAGGCGGACTTCTTCGAGAACGACGCCATCAAGGAGCTGATGACGGAAGGGGAGCACATCGCCACGGAGATCGCGGCCAAGTTCACGGCGCTGTACTCGCTGTCGCAGTACCACCGGCAGACGGAGGTGTTCACGCCGTTCTTCAACCACGTGCTGGAGAGGAAGCCGGGCATCGAGAACGCCTTCATGCAGGACAGCTCGTCCCGCGACTACTCCACCACCACGGCGGCCGGCGAGGACGTGTTCCCGTCCTCGCCGCACAGCCACTCCCCCGTCTACAACCCCTACTACGACTCGGAGGAGGACacggaggccccgcccccctacaGCCCCATCGGGGACGACGTGCAGCTCCTGCCCACGCCCAGCGAGCGTGCCCGCTACCGCATCGACCTGGAGGGCAACGAGTACCCCGTCCACAGCACGCCCAACAACGACCACGACCGCAACCACAAGGTGCCGCCGCCCGTGCTGCCCAAGCCGGTGCTCCCCAAGCCCGCCGTGCGGAAGCTGGACCCCAACCTGGTGCGCACCATCGAGGCGGGCATGCGCAGCACCCGGCGCTCTCCCCGCGGCACGCTGGCCCGCGGCGACGACGCCGACGGCTCCGAGAACTACGCCGACCCCGCCGACACCCTGCTGAGGGCCAAGGGCTACGGCAACGACGACATCTACGCCGTGCCCGAGGACGCGCACGGCCTCATGGTCAGGGCGCGCGGCTCCCTGGGGGGGCTGCACGGCGGGGAGCAGGAGAACGGCCTGGACCGGAGGTCGGGCGCCCGCCGGCCGTCCAAGTACAAGCACCGCTCCAAGATCCTGTTCAGCAAGACCAAGGCGTACCAGCGGCGCTTCCACTCGGACAGCGACGGCGAGGAGTCGGGGCGCGCcacgcagaagaagaagaaggggcgCGCCCACCGGGGCAGCGAGGAGGACCCCCTGCTGTCCCCCACCGACGGCTGGAAGGGGGGCATCGACAACCCCGCCATTACCTCGGACCCCGAGCAGGACGACAAGAAggtcaagaagaagaagaaggcccCCAAGGAGCCAAAGAAG tccaAATCGTCCAAGCCGGTGAAGCCCCTGTACCCCCCGACGAGGAGGACCTGGGACAGCAACTACTTCGGGGTCCCCCTCAACACGCTGGTGACCCCCGAGAGACCCATCCCCCTCTTCATAGAGAAGTGTGTGGACTACATCGAGCGCATCG GGCTGACCACGGAGGGGCTTTACCGGGTCAGTGGAAACAAGACGGACCAGGACAACATCCAGAAACAGTTTGATCAAg ACACCGGTCTGgacctggttctgatggacGTGGCGGTGAACGCGGTGGCCGGGGCGCTGAAGGCCTTCTTCGCTGACCTCCCGGACCCCCTCATCCCCTACACCCTCCACCCGGAGCTGGTGGAGGCAGCCA AAATCTTAGATTACATGGAGCGACTGCAGGTGTTACGAGAGATTGTCAACAAGTTCCCTCCTGTCAACTACCTGGTCTTCAAATATATCATCGCTCACCTGAACAG GGTGAGCCAACAGAGCAAGACCACCCTGATGACGGCGGAGAACCTGTCCATCTGCTTCTGGCCCACCCTGATGCGGCCCGACTTCGAGAACCCCGAGACGCTGTCCACCACCAAGCTGAGCCAGGCCGTGGTGGAGGACTTCATCCGCCAGAGCCTCTACTTCTTCTACGGCGGCGAGGTGGCCGACAGCTCCAGCAGCGAGGGCACGCCCCCGCCGCACCACTGCCACAACATGGTGGAGGTCCTGCTGCCCCTGCAGCTGCCCCCCCCGCTGCAGCCCCAGCAGATCCAGCACTCCCTGCCCCaggaccccctcctcctctag